A genomic segment from Polyangium mundeleinium encodes:
- a CDS encoding helicase-related protein: MIGSAVTAVLGPTNTGKTHRAVERMLEHASGMIGLPLRLLAREVYDRITARLGEQRVALVTGEEKRIPRRAHYWVCTVEAMPRNLEVEFVAVDEIQLAAHPQRGHVFTERLLDARGTKETWFMGAASMQPLIAELLPAARIQTFPRLSRLAFAGAEKLARLPQRSAIVAFSMQEVYEVAERLRATRGGAAVVLGALSPRTRNAQVAMFQSGEVEYIVATDAIGMGLNLDVKHVAFAALRKFDGRDVRDLEAAEIGQIAGRAGRYTSDGSFGTLAPLTLPQGLANAVEGHRFPAVRRLVWRNADLDTSSIDGLLASLRRSPGRRSLLMQESAEDAAALARMAQDPTIRARAQGREAVELLWEVCRIPDYRKLLFESHVALLAEIFAHLAGPRAWLDEAWMDERVREIDDPAGDIDTLIARISAIRTWTYVSHQGRWVKDPTVWQERTAAIEDRLSDALHERLVQRFVEKSGGGTKARSTGNARKAAPTRAELRAMDKANPFGKLAALKAPQAREAGGASTDEARWVEAVVSARHVSIEVDASGRITFEDGRELGRLVRGSSLLLPDVKLAPLLELGAGAQTRITRRLVAFARDLVEELCAPLRAQAPRGLGAAARGILYQLEQGLGTARAEDAAAQIAELALEDRDKLAAAGIVVGARVLYVPAMLKGPALLRRSALVSAFAGAKAPQAPGPSVVSVPVTRPADAPLHTALGYPVFGPRAVRADVVEKVLAAIEAEGGLPPAGKLAGWLGCPAKEAAKVGAAILGEARGEPRMAPAPADAAKV, from the coding sequence ATGATAGGCTCCGCGGTCACGGCCGTGCTCGGCCCGACGAACACCGGCAAAACGCACCGGGCCGTCGAGCGCATGCTGGAGCACGCGTCCGGGATGATCGGCTTGCCGCTCCGGCTCCTCGCGCGCGAGGTCTACGATCGCATCACCGCGCGCCTCGGGGAGCAGCGCGTCGCGCTCGTGACGGGCGAGGAGAAGCGCATCCCGCGCCGCGCGCACTACTGGGTCTGCACGGTCGAGGCGATGCCGCGGAACCTCGAGGTCGAGTTCGTCGCGGTCGACGAGATCCAGCTCGCCGCGCATCCGCAACGCGGGCACGTGTTCACCGAGCGCCTCCTCGATGCCCGCGGCACGAAGGAGACCTGGTTCATGGGGGCCGCGTCGATGCAGCCCCTGATCGCCGAGCTCCTGCCCGCCGCGCGCATCCAGACGTTCCCGCGGCTCAGCCGACTCGCGTTCGCGGGCGCCGAGAAGCTCGCGCGGCTGCCGCAGAGGAGCGCGATCGTCGCGTTTTCCATGCAGGAGGTGTACGAGGTGGCCGAGCGGCTGCGGGCCACGCGCGGCGGCGCGGCCGTGGTGCTCGGGGCGCTCTCGCCGCGCACGCGCAATGCGCAGGTGGCCATGTTTCAGTCGGGCGAGGTCGAGTACATCGTCGCGACCGACGCGATCGGGATGGGGCTGAACCTCGACGTGAAGCACGTGGCATTCGCCGCGCTGCGCAAGTTCGACGGCCGCGACGTGCGGGACCTCGAAGCGGCCGAGATCGGGCAAATCGCCGGACGCGCCGGGCGCTACACGAGTGATGGTTCGTTCGGGACCCTCGCGCCCCTCACGCTGCCGCAAGGCCTCGCGAACGCCGTGGAGGGGCACCGGTTCCCCGCGGTGCGGCGGCTCGTCTGGCGGAACGCCGATCTCGATACGAGCTCGATCGACGGCCTGCTCGCCTCGCTGCGGCGCTCGCCGGGGCGGCGCTCGCTCTTGATGCAGGAGAGCGCCGAGGACGCGGCGGCGCTCGCGCGGATGGCCCAGGATCCGACGATCCGGGCACGGGCGCAGGGGCGGGAGGCGGTGGAGCTGCTCTGGGAGGTGTGTCGAATCCCCGATTATCGCAAGCTGCTCTTCGAATCCCACGTCGCGCTGCTCGCGGAGATTTTTGCCCACCTCGCGGGGCCGCGGGCGTGGCTCGACGAGGCGTGGATGGATGAGCGCGTGCGGGAGATCGACGATCCCGCGGGGGACATCGATACGCTCATCGCGCGAATCTCGGCCATCCGGACGTGGACGTATGTGTCGCATCAAGGCCGCTGGGTGAAGGACCCGACGGTGTGGCAGGAGCGGACCGCGGCGATCGAGGATCGGCTGAGCGACGCGCTGCACGAGCGGCTGGTGCAGCGGTTCGTCGAGAAGAGCGGCGGCGGGACCAAGGCGCGGTCGACAGGAAATGCGCGCAAAGCGGCGCCCACGCGGGCGGAGCTTCGCGCGATGGACAAGGCGAATCCGTTTGGAAAGCTCGCGGCGCTCAAGGCGCCGCAGGCGCGCGAGGCGGGCGGGGCGTCGACGGACGAGGCGCGCTGGGTGGAGGCGGTCGTCTCGGCGCGGCACGTGTCGATCGAAGTGGATGCGTCGGGGCGCATCACGTTCGAGGACGGGCGCGAGCTCGGGCGGCTCGTGCGGGGATCGAGCCTGCTCTTGCCGGACGTAAAACTCGCGCCCCTGCTGGAGCTCGGCGCGGGGGCGCAGACGCGTATCACGCGGCGGCTCGTGGCGTTCGCGCGAGATCTCGTGGAGGAGCTCTGCGCGCCGCTCCGGGCGCAGGCGCCGCGCGGGCTCGGGGCCGCGGCGCGCGGGATCCTTTATCAGCTCGAACAGGGGCTCGGGACGGCGCGGGCCGAGGACGCGGCGGCGCAGATCGCCGAGCTCGCGCTGGAGGACCGAGACAAACTCGCGGCGGCGGGCATCGTGGTGGGCGCGCGGGTGCTCTATGTGCCGGCGATGCTCAAGGGCCCGGCACTTTTGCGGCGGAGCGCGCTCGTTTCGGCATTCGCGGGAGCGAAGGCGCCGCAGGCGCCGGGACCGAGCGTGGTGTCGGTGCCGGTCACGCGTCCCGCGGACGCGCCGCTCCATACGGCGCTGGGATATCCGGTCTTCGGGCCTCGTGCGGTGCGCGCGGACGTGGTCGAAAAGGTGCTCGCAGCGATCGAGGCGGAGGGGGGCCTGCCGCCGGCGGGAAAGCTCGCGGGATGGCTCGGGTGCCCGGCGAAAGAAGCGGCGAAGGTCGGCGCGGCGATCCTGGGCGAGGCGCGCGGCGAGCCGCGGATGGCCCCGGCCCCCGCGGATGCAGCGAAAGTGTAA